One Streptomyces sp. NBC_00554 DNA segment encodes these proteins:
- a CDS encoding ABC transporter permease, translating to MTTKPLATAPPVPAGPTPDAPSAPAPKTTPRVTIRGTARTARRFTVPRSVRRASGPVGLVLLWFLTSATGVLPESVLASPVDVLRQAVDLTRNGELPSAIAASGRRAAIGFLIGATIALSLSLLAGLFRLGEDVIDSSMGMFRAIPWVGLIPLFIVWFGIEETPKIALVALGVTYPLYFNIYGGIRSTDAQLVEAARMMGLGRLGLIKYVILPSALPGALVGLRYALSTAWLALVFAEQINADAGLGYLMSNAQQYFRTDIIVLCLAVYALLGLACDFAVRVLSRRLLTWRANFEGEA from the coding sequence ATGACGACGAAACCCCTGGCCACGGCACCACCCGTACCGGCCGGCCCGACCCCCGACGCACCCTCCGCTCCGGCCCCGAAGACCACACCCCGGGTCACCATCCGAGGCACCGCCCGCACCGCCCGCCGCTTCACCGTCCCCCGCTCCGTACGCCGCGCCTCCGGCCCCGTCGGCCTCGTGCTCCTGTGGTTCCTGACCTCGGCCACGGGCGTCCTCCCCGAATCCGTCCTCGCCTCTCCCGTCGACGTACTGCGCCAGGCCGTCGACCTGACCAGGAACGGTGAACTGCCCAGCGCCATCGCCGCGTCGGGACGCCGGGCCGCCATCGGCTTCCTGATCGGCGCGACGATCGCGCTGAGCCTCTCCCTGCTGGCCGGTCTCTTCCGGCTCGGCGAGGACGTCATCGACTCGTCGATGGGCATGTTCCGGGCGATCCCGTGGGTCGGTCTGATCCCGCTGTTCATCGTCTGGTTCGGCATCGAGGAGACCCCGAAGATCGCGCTCGTCGCCCTCGGTGTCACCTACCCGCTGTACTTCAACATCTACGGCGGCATCCGCTCCACCGACGCCCAACTCGTCGAAGCGGCACGGATGATGGGGCTCGGCAGGCTGGGCCTGATCAAGTACGTGATCCTCCCGAGCGCGCTCCCGGGGGCACTCGTGGGCCTGCGGTACGCGCTCTCCACCGCCTGGCTCGCACTCGTCTTCGCCGAGCAGATCAACGCCGACGCGGGCCTCGGCTATCTGATGAGCAACGCCCAGCAGTACTTCCGCACGGACATCATCGTGCTCTGCCTCGCCGTGTACGCGCTGCTCGGTCTGGCCTGCGACTTCGCCGTACGGGTCCTCTCGCGCCGTCTGCTGACCTGGCGCGCCAACTTCGAGGGCGAGGCCTGA
- a CDS encoding ABC transporter ATP-binding protein translates to MTNSVEIRGLSRAFDGNTVLHDLDLDIREGEFVALLGHSGCGKSTLLRILAGLDDEIGGEVTVPARRSAAFQSPRLLPWLKVWRNVVLGLPGRPDRALANRALDEVGIAERATVWPKTLSGGQAQRVSLARALVREPELLLLDEPFGALDALTRGKVQQLVGELWKRHGCAILLVTHDVEEALLLADRVLVMDEGRIAHDLTVDLPRPRDLTSPEFVTLRARLLGWLGVTPTLEGTPS, encoded by the coding sequence ATGACCAACAGCGTGGAAATACGGGGGCTTTCGCGGGCCTTCGACGGCAACACCGTCCTGCACGACCTCGACCTCGACATCCGCGAGGGCGAGTTCGTGGCCCTCCTCGGACACAGCGGCTGCGGCAAGTCGACGCTGCTGCGCATCCTCGCCGGGCTCGACGACGAGATCGGCGGCGAGGTGACCGTGCCCGCGCGGCGCAGCGCCGCGTTCCAGTCGCCCCGCCTGCTGCCCTGGCTGAAGGTGTGGCGCAATGTCGTCCTCGGGCTGCCCGGCCGCCCCGACCGCGCGCTGGCCAACAGGGCGCTGGACGAGGTCGGCATCGCGGAACGGGCCACCGTCTGGCCCAAGACCCTCTCCGGAGGTCAGGCGCAGCGCGTCTCACTCGCCCGCGCTCTGGTCCGCGAGCCCGAACTCCTGCTCCTGGACGAGCCGTTCGGCGCGCTCGACGCGCTGACCCGGGGCAAGGTGCAGCAGCTGGTCGGCGAGCTGTGGAAACGGCACGGCTGCGCGATTCTCCTGGTCACGCATGACGTGGAGGAGGCGCTGCTGCTCGCCGACCGGGTGCTGGTGATGGACGAGGGCCGCATCGCCCACGACCTCACCGTCGACCTGCCCCGCCCCCGGGATCTCACCTCTCCTGAGTTCGTCACCCTCCGCGCCCGCCTCCTCGGCTGGCTCGGCGTCACCCCCACCCTCGAAGGGACCCCCTCGTGA
- a CDS encoding LLM class flavin-dependent oxidoreductase, with the protein MPVEFISAVHTDSGANGPAAGARTGFDPDYVRRYARALDDGGFDHTLVAYHSASADALQLAQFVATHTERIRPVLAHRPGVIFPTHAARAFATLDRISNGRLSVHIISGGSDEEQHREGDYLNKAERYERSDEYIQILRKVWTADGPVSHEGKHYRFEGFHSDVRPVNGLVPISVGGSSQDAYRVGGQQGDIFGLWGEPLKETAEQIAAVNAVADAAGRPHPRIWVSFRPIIAPTDELAWEKAHRTLGVLKEQASGTELLRHYKTSGRPANVGSQRLLDIAERGEVHDRCLWTAPAVATNAAGASTALVGSPETVAQALLDYVDIGCDLLSIRGYDPLNDAIDYARYVLPLVRQELAHRAATSQAA; encoded by the coding sequence ATGCCCGTAGAGTTCATCAGCGCCGTCCACACCGACTCGGGAGCGAACGGCCCCGCCGCCGGCGCGCGCACCGGCTTCGACCCCGACTACGTACGCCGTTACGCCCGCGCCCTGGACGACGGCGGCTTCGACCACACGCTGGTCGCCTACCACTCGGCCTCGGCGGACGCCCTCCAGCTGGCCCAGTTCGTCGCCACGCACACCGAGCGCATCCGGCCGGTCCTGGCGCACCGGCCCGGCGTCATCTTCCCCACCCACGCGGCCCGCGCCTTCGCCACGCTGGACCGGATCAGCAACGGCCGGCTGTCGGTACACATCATCTCCGGCGGCAGTGACGAGGAGCAGCACCGGGAGGGCGACTACCTCAACAAGGCCGAGCGGTACGAGCGTTCGGACGAGTACATCCAGATCCTGCGGAAGGTGTGGACGGCGGACGGGCCGGTCTCGCACGAGGGCAAGCACTACAGGTTCGAGGGATTCCACTCCGACGTACGGCCGGTGAACGGGCTCGTCCCGATCTCGGTGGGCGGCTCCTCGCAGGACGCCTACCGGGTGGGCGGGCAGCAGGGTGACATCTTCGGGCTGTGGGGCGAGCCGTTGAAGGAGACGGCGGAGCAGATCGCCGCCGTGAACGCGGTCGCGGACGCCGCCGGGCGCCCCCACCCCCGTATCTGGGTGTCGTTCCGCCCGATCATCGCGCCCACCGACGAGCTGGCCTGGGAGAAGGCGCACCGCACACTCGGCGTGCTCAAGGAGCAGGCCTCGGGCACGGAGCTGCTGCGCCACTACAAGACGAGCGGGCGCCCGGCCAACGTCGGCTCGCAGCGGCTCCTCGACATCGCCGAACGCGGCGAGGTCCACGACCGCTGCCTGTGGACGGCCCCGGCCGTGGCGACGAACGCCGCGGGCGCCTCGACCGCACTGGTCGGCTCCCCCGAGACCGTTGCCCAGGCGCTGCTCGACTACGTCGACATCGGCTGCGACCTGCTGTCGATCCGGGGCTACGACCCGCTCAACGACGCGATCGACTACGCCCGTTACGTCCTCCCGCTGGTCCGGCAGGAACTCGCCCACCGCGCCGCCACCTCCCAGGCCGCCTGA
- a CDS encoding ABC transporter substrate-binding protein, whose amino-acid sequence MIRRLAAAALSLTALLALTACGADSSADTATSQDEVTLTIGDQAKTLQTIFAASDALKGAKYKVKWAEFEGAAPLYQAVQANAADTTYSADLPALQALSGGVKFKNVAALKNDGHHTALIVPKGSDVKNVKDLKGKTVVVSSAKGSIAEYLLANVLQQNGLKYSDVKVQYLLPTDAQAAFASGKIQVWATFGVYQAVGLQQGGRVLIDGADGRISGYGFIGASEKALASPAKKTALGDFLKRLGTALEWTSTHQDAYADAIVKLNGADASVAKTLASAAYSKVLPITSEVNGTVQGVADLMNGIGVLEPNVDVAKSADTSVLK is encoded by the coding sequence GTGATACGCAGACTCGCAGCCGCCGCATTGAGCCTGACCGCCCTGCTGGCGCTGACCGCCTGCGGCGCCGACTCATCGGCGGACACGGCCACCAGCCAGGACGAGGTCACCCTGACCATCGGCGACCAGGCGAAGACCCTCCAGACCATCTTCGCCGCCTCCGACGCGCTCAAGGGCGCGAAGTACAAGGTGAAGTGGGCCGAGTTCGAGGGCGCGGCCCCGCTCTACCAGGCCGTCCAGGCGAACGCCGCCGACACCACGTACTCCGCCGACCTGCCCGCCCTCCAGGCACTCAGCGGCGGCGTGAAGTTCAAGAACGTGGCGGCGCTCAAGAACGACGGCCATCACACCGCGCTCATCGTCCCCAAGGGCTCCGACGTGAAGAACGTCAAGGACCTGAAGGGCAAGACGGTCGTGGTGTCCTCGGCGAAGGGCAGCATCGCCGAGTACCTGCTGGCCAACGTGCTCCAGCAGAACGGGCTCAAGTACTCCGACGTGAAGGTGCAGTACCTGCTGCCGACCGACGCGCAGGCGGCCTTCGCCTCCGGGAAGATCCAGGTCTGGGCGACCTTCGGGGTCTACCAGGCCGTCGGCCTCCAGCAGGGCGGCCGGGTCCTCATCGACGGCGCCGACGGGCGCATCAGCGGGTACGGCTTCATCGGCGCCTCCGAGAAGGCCCTGGCGAGCCCGGCGAAGAAGACCGCGCTCGGCGACTTCCTCAAGCGGCTCGGCACGGCCCTGGAGTGGACGAGCACGCACCAGGACGCCTACGCGGACGCCATCGTGAAGCTCAACGGCGCCGACGCCTCGGTCGCCAAGACGCTCGCCTCGGCCGCGTACAGCAAGGTTCTGCCGATCACGTCCGAGGTGAACGGGACGGTCCAGGGCGTGGCCGACCTGATGAACGGCATCGGCGTGCTGGAACCGAACGTCGACGTGGCGAAGTCCGCCGACACGTCCGTCCTCAAGTGA